A genomic stretch from Myxocyprinus asiaticus isolate MX2 ecotype Aquarium Trade chromosome 24, UBuf_Myxa_2, whole genome shotgun sequence includes:
- the LOC127414576 gene encoding zinc finger protein 367 gives MADSKHQVIFCNDSPKRVLVSVIKTTPIKPKAVDPLMPTSPGFSDFMVYPWRWGENAHNVTLSPGSASGTASPTRNSSGPAETDVNACPEHLKDGIRRGRPRADTVRELINEGENSTSRIRCNICNRVFPREKSLQAHKRTHTGERPYLCDYPDCGKAFVQSGQLKTHQRLHTGEKPFVCSEKGCGSRFTHANRHCAKHPYARLKREEPTGEAGKSQGADNKAVAEWLAKYWQTREQRTPAPGKGKTLSKDAIDQEQQDPLDFLPSDEGEEEDAEDEKSSAAGGTARRRLQEQRERLHGALALIELANNLSA, from the exons ATGGCTGACAGCAAACATCAAGTGATATTTTGTAACGACTCGCCAAAAAGAGTTCTTGTCTCCGTGATCAAGACAACTCCCATTAAACCCAAAGCCGTGGACCCTCTCATGCCCACCAGCCCAGGCTTCAGTGATTTCATGGTTTATCCGTGGAGGTGGGGAGAAAACGCGCATAATGTCACTTTGAGCCCCGGATCGGCCAGCGGAACTGCCTCACCCACCCGAAACAGCTCCGGTCCTGCCGAAACTGATGTCAACGCCTGTCCGGAACACTTAAaa GATGGTATCCGGCGTGGACGTCCGCGGGCAGATACTGTACGAGAACTGATCAACGAGGGTGAAAACTCCACCAGTCGCATTCGCTGCAACATCTGCAACCGAGTCTTCCCTCGGGAGAAGTCGTTACAggcgcacaaacgcacacacacag GGGAAAGACCATACCTGTGTGATTATCCAGACTGCGGGAAAGCCTTCGTCCAGAGCGGACAGTTAAAGACACATCAGCGccttcacactggagagaagcccttCGTCTGTTCTGAGAAAG GGTGCGGTAGCCGATTTACTCATGCCAACCGCCACTGCGCCAAACACCCGTATGCCCGACTGAAGCGCGAGGAGCCCACGGGTGAAGCTGGCAAATCGCAGGGAGCCGATAACAAGGCTGTGGCTGAATGGCTGGCAAA GTACTGGCAGACGAGAGAGCAACGCACACCTGCACCAGGTAAAGGAAAGACTTTGAGTAAAGATGCTATTGACCAGGAGCAGCAAGACCCTTTGGACTTCCTGCCGTCTGATGAAGGTGAAGAGGAGGACGCAGAGGATGAAAAGAGCAGCGCTGCGGGTGGGACAGCCCGCCGGCGTCTACAAGAACAGAGAGAACGTCTCCACGGCGCCCTCGCTCTCATCGAGCTGGCCAACAACCTCTCCGCCTGA